TCTTCCCCCAGTCTTCTCATGGTCTGACATACCATGCATTCGCAGCCCAACTCAGGAAGACCCCATGCCGACCCTGTGCCAAGAAAGGTTATCTCCATGGAGTCCTCTGCTTATCTTCCGTAAAGGCCCATCAGAGTAGCCTCTGATTTGACGTGGCCTTCCATTGCTCGCAAGAGCTGCTGTTTGGATGCCCCTGGTGGAAGGTTAACCTTGGAGTCCAGGGCATAAAGTCTGAAAAAGTAACGGTGAGGTCTTCCCGGTGGTGGACAGGGCCCCCCGTATCCGATCCTACCAAAATCGTTTTTTCCCTGGGCACCCCCCCTGGGCAGTGTCTCTGTGGATGTGACTCCCTCAGGCATGGATCTGGCTTCTGCTGGCAGGTCATATACAACCCAGTGGACCCAGGTGCCAGAAGTAGCATCAGGATCTTCCACCACCAAGGCAAAGGAGTGGGTCCCGGAGGGCACCTCAGACCACTCCAGGGGTGGAGAGAGATCCGGGCCGTCGCAGGTGTATTTCTTGGGGATCTCACTGCCGTGCTGAAATGCCTTGCTTCTGAGCTGCATGGGGCTGCCTCACAATGGGAGGTGGTCTTGTCCCGGCTTTTTCCTGTTCTCCTAGAGGGACACCCATCATAAACCGGCTACATCATACCATGGGTGGGCTTTGGACCACCACAGGCTCAACATGGCTGTGTGATGCCTGTATAATAAGAAAAATTTCATGGAATGCCAGGATAAAAAGGGGGTCGAGATGGCCGTATTGTTGCATATTCAGGCATCCCCAAGGGAGAGATCCCATTCCAAG
This genomic stretch from bacterium harbors:
- a CDS encoding YbhB/YbcL family Raf kinase inhibitor-like protein, whose amino-acid sequence is MQLRSKAFQHGSEIPKKYTCDGPDLSPPLEWSEVPSGTHSFALVVEDPDATSGTWVHWVVYDLPAEARSMPEGVTSTETLPRGGAQGKNDFGRIGYGGPCPPPGRPHRYFFRLYALDSKVNLPPGASKQQLLRAMEGHVKSEATLMGLYGR